One Labilithrix sp. DNA window includes the following coding sequences:
- the ccmA gene encoding heme ABC exporter ATP-binding protein CcmA, producing MSLTGVTKTYPPAVRALRGVSVSFDAGRVAVVLGANGSGKSTLLSIVGTLTRPTSGKVSHGTLGKTRDAVRRTLGWLGHDALCYADLTGRENIELSARLHGLDADAAFEAARERFALGVFAERPFRTYSRGQRQRVALARALVHAPRLLLLDEPTTGLDKSGVEVLNATVRAEAKRGAVVIVVTHDESFAKSVADDRIVIDRGSIQSQSAETPRASSPE from the coding sequence GTGTCGCTGACGGGGGTGACGAAGACGTACCCGCCGGCTGTCCGAGCGCTTCGGGGGGTGAGCGTGAGCTTCGACGCGGGGCGAGTCGCGGTGGTGCTGGGCGCGAACGGTTCGGGCAAGTCCACGTTGCTCTCCATCGTCGGCACGTTGACGAGGCCCACGTCGGGAAAGGTCTCGCACGGCACCCTCGGCAAGACGCGCGACGCGGTACGGCGGACGCTGGGCTGGCTGGGCCACGACGCGCTCTGTTACGCGGACCTCACGGGCCGCGAGAACATCGAGCTCTCGGCGCGCCTCCACGGCCTCGACGCGGACGCGGCCTTCGAGGCGGCGCGAGAGCGCTTCGCCCTCGGCGTCTTCGCGGAGCGCCCGTTCCGCACCTACTCACGCGGCCAGCGCCAGCGCGTGGCGCTCGCGCGCGCGCTCGTCCACGCCCCGCGCCTCTTGCTCCTCGACGAGCCGACGACGGGCCTCGACAAGAGCGGCGTCGAGGTCTTGAACGCCACGGTCCGCGCCGAGGCGAAGCGAGGTGCGGTCGTCATCGTGGTGACCCACGACGAGTCCTTCGCCAAGTCCGTCGCCGACGACCGCATCGTGATCGACCGAGGCTCAATCCAGAGCCAGTCCGCCGAGACCCCACGAGCATCGTCGCCCGAGTAG
- a CDS encoding AAA family ATPase, which produces MTAAAAMLGEELPLIQKLRQAVEGALEGKPEAVELALVALLARGHLLIEDVPGVGKTTLARALARAVGGELRRVQFTSDLLPSDVVGVSIFDQREGEFKFRQGPIFGNVLLADEINRASPRTQSALLEAMNEAQVSADGQTHPLPDPFFVIATQNPQDFAGTFPLPESQLDRFILRLRIGYPPPQVEMRLLLEGNSDTARDVPVVLDPAKLVTLQLQVDRVTMESSLLSYLHALILATRQAPVLSLGTSTRGGMALAKAARARALVRGRHYCIPDDIHDLAVPVLAHRVRLSTHADGFVPSRDEAEAAVRDIVARVPVPV; this is translated from the coding sequence ATGACTGCTGCTGCGGCTATGCTCGGAGAGGAGCTTCCGCTGATCCAGAAATTGCGGCAGGCCGTGGAAGGCGCGCTCGAGGGGAAGCCCGAAGCCGTGGAGCTCGCGCTCGTCGCCCTCCTCGCCCGCGGACACCTCCTCATCGAAGACGTGCCCGGCGTCGGGAAGACCACCCTCGCGCGCGCGCTCGCCCGTGCAGTCGGAGGCGAGCTCCGGCGCGTTCAGTTCACGAGCGACCTCCTCCCCAGCGACGTCGTCGGCGTCTCGATCTTCGATCAGCGCGAGGGCGAGTTCAAATTCCGGCAAGGGCCCATCTTCGGCAACGTCCTCCTCGCCGACGAGATCAACCGCGCCTCGCCGCGTACGCAGTCCGCGCTCCTCGAGGCGATGAACGAAGCGCAGGTCTCGGCCGACGGGCAGACCCATCCGCTGCCCGATCCGTTCTTCGTCATCGCGACGCAGAACCCGCAGGACTTCGCGGGGACGTTCCCGCTGCCGGAGTCCCAGCTCGATCGCTTCATCCTCCGCCTGCGGATCGGGTATCCGCCGCCGCAGGTCGAGATGCGCCTCCTCCTCGAAGGCAACTCCGACACCGCGCGCGACGTCCCCGTCGTCCTCGATCCCGCGAAGCTCGTGACGCTGCAGCTCCAGGTCGACCGCGTCACGATGGAGTCCTCGCTCCTCAGCTACCTCCACGCGCTCATCCTCGCCACGCGTCAGGCGCCCGTGCTCTCCCTCGGCACGTCGACGCGCGGCGGCATGGCCCTCGCGAAGGCGGCCCGCGCGCGCGCGCTCGTCCGCGGTCGCCACTACTGCATCCCCGACGACATCCACGACCTCGCCGTCCCCGTGCTCGCGCATCGCGTCCGCCTCTCGACGCACGCCGACGGATTCGTGCCTTCACGTGACGAAGCCGAGGCGGCGGTGCGCGACATCGTCGCGCGCGTCCCCGTCCCGGTCTGA
- a CDS encoding DUF58 domain-containing protein, translating into MQSPEPSNPALSRGPESKAEPPKSEAIPLSKDEPEKPAKSEKSENAKPSSATKPASRWPWSRFKAPRRLKFTREGKFFVGITLGVGFAAINTGNNLLYLLLGMLLALIIVSGLMSELSLRDLTVVRRLPLRAQVGRPHLVEIEVFNHKGRVPSYAIEVEDLRAGQPADKRCFFLKISPKSAQVAAYRRTPAKRGRDRHVGFRIATRFPFGLFEKSREVPAEGELVIYPAIDPIQLPALPPGRHGEGDTSLGRGFGDDYVGLKLHREGEDRRDIHWRKTAAAGQLVMRERARDARPDVHLTLDVVRRGDAKDDWFNAFERRIRDIASRSVAHIKRGDTVSVKTTAGEIVRGDRSTGADRLLRFLALVESLTQAELAERAKTPRLDPPSSGTKSTKASEAKLEPPKPPTPTLLAPVPRNEEASS; encoded by the coding sequence ATGCAGTCGCCGGAGCCGAGCAACCCCGCCCTGTCGCGCGGACCGGAGAGCAAGGCGGAGCCTCCGAAGAGCGAGGCCATTCCGCTCTCGAAGGACGAGCCAGAGAAGCCGGCGAAATCGGAGAAGTCGGAGAACGCCAAGCCGTCCTCCGCCACGAAGCCCGCGTCGCGCTGGCCGTGGAGCCGCTTCAAGGCGCCGCGCCGGCTGAAGTTCACGCGGGAAGGGAAGTTCTTCGTCGGCATCACCCTCGGCGTCGGCTTCGCCGCGATCAACACCGGCAACAACCTCCTCTACTTGCTCCTCGGCATGCTCCTCGCGCTCATCATCGTGAGCGGCCTCATGAGCGAGCTCAGCCTGCGCGACCTCACCGTCGTCCGCCGGCTCCCGCTCCGCGCGCAGGTCGGGCGGCCGCACCTCGTCGAGATCGAGGTCTTCAACCACAAGGGCCGCGTCCCGTCGTACGCGATCGAGGTCGAGGACCTCCGCGCGGGACAGCCCGCCGACAAGCGCTGCTTCTTCCTCAAGATCAGCCCGAAGAGCGCGCAGGTCGCGGCCTACCGGCGCACGCCGGCGAAGCGCGGGCGCGACCGCCACGTCGGCTTCCGCATCGCGACGCGCTTTCCGTTCGGGCTCTTCGAGAAATCGCGCGAGGTCCCGGCCGAGGGCGAGCTCGTCATCTACCCCGCGATCGATCCGATCCAGCTGCCGGCGCTGCCGCCGGGGCGACACGGCGAAGGAGACACCTCCCTCGGCCGCGGCTTCGGCGACGACTACGTCGGCCTCAAGCTCCATCGCGAAGGCGAAGACCGGCGCGACATCCACTGGCGCAAGACCGCGGCGGCGGGGCAGCTCGTGATGCGGGAGCGCGCGCGCGACGCGCGGCCGGACGTGCACCTCACCCTCGACGTCGTCCGCCGCGGCGACGCGAAGGACGATTGGTTCAACGCGTTCGAGCGGCGCATCCGCGACATCGCCTCGCGCTCCGTCGCGCACATCAAGCGCGGCGACACCGTCTCGGTGAAGACGACGGCGGGCGAGATCGTCCGCGGCGATCGATCGACCGGCGCCGATCGGCTCCTCCGCTTCCTCGCCCTCGTCGAGTCCCTCACGCAGGCCGAGCTCGCCGAGCGCGCGAAGACGCCGCGCCTCGACCCGCCGAGCTCCGGGACAAAATCGACGAAAGCGTCAGAGGCGAAGCTCGAGCCCCCCAAGCCCCCAACACCCACGCTCCTCGCGCCCGTCCCGAGGAACGAGGAGGCCTCGTCGTGA
- a CDS encoding DUF3488 domain-containing protein translates to MRFGLVHRIMTDALAALGVLAVVNTASMSTWTTGFVIAGLALALAVPESWQTKPALRHLATIGPLTLFAVQGVRLLAGRPALDVAVEFAAILQIIRLATRRGAAHDQQIIVLALLHFVAGTVLGGGLSYGLCFVGFLIVAPGALVLSHLRREVEGNYRQGARDRTGLPVDVPRILRSRRVVGRGFLATTCLLSVPIFLFTAALFIVFPRVGLSLLLLNHHNGDRMIGFSDRVDLGEVGAIRDVPALALRFDVPDLPEPRPQKLTLRLRGTAFDEYSGKAWARTQAKTFNASNPSSGILPIARQPNANPNDPAHDRKITIELEPIEPTVVFLPPRTVALELRTPQQALVGDTLQLTRGPEGEVRYSGEGARGIRYDAYIATDREPIIENLPLSERPRYLRLPADTPERIGQLAHEWADAQPTAYLKAKAIEEHLKHDFKYQLGSPSGGKPQPVDHFLFESKRGHCEFFSTAMAIMLREVGIPSRNVTGFVGGTYNRFGQYYAVRQGDAHSWVEAYLDEPVHGWVTFDPTPTSGAQPLQETSGAWVYLRDLLEALSQRWNRYVIGYDLKTQIHIFEDLSRRYEQFRTKTGANTGAMERVTRPSVIAAAVIVASLGAYLLWRRRRSVTRKAPDSAEKPRIDPKLEAATALYRALEIALSMQGIARPAAMPPLKHAEDLVERKHPLAKLVLDLTNLYIEARFGGVTLDEPAQRDYERRVKEIRAFKAELPTADAPA, encoded by the coding sequence GTGAGGTTCGGCCTCGTCCACCGCATCATGACGGACGCGCTCGCCGCGCTCGGCGTGCTCGCGGTCGTGAACACCGCGTCGATGTCGACGTGGACGACCGGCTTCGTCATCGCCGGCCTCGCGCTCGCGCTCGCGGTGCCCGAGTCCTGGCAGACCAAGCCCGCGCTCCGCCACCTCGCGACGATCGGCCCGCTCACGCTCTTCGCGGTGCAAGGGGTGCGGCTCCTCGCCGGTCGCCCCGCCCTCGACGTCGCGGTCGAGTTCGCCGCCATCTTGCAGATCATCCGCCTCGCCACCCGCCGCGGCGCCGCGCACGACCAGCAGATCATCGTCCTCGCGCTCCTCCACTTCGTCGCGGGGACCGTCCTCGGCGGCGGCCTCTCCTACGGCCTCTGCTTCGTCGGGTTCCTCATCGTCGCGCCCGGCGCGCTCGTCCTCAGCCACCTCCGGCGCGAGGTCGAAGGCAACTACCGGCAGGGCGCGCGCGATCGCACCGGCCTCCCCGTCGACGTGCCGCGCATCCTCCGCTCACGCCGCGTCGTCGGGCGCGGGTTCCTCGCGACGACGTGCCTCCTCTCGGTCCCGATCTTCCTCTTCACCGCCGCGCTCTTCATCGTGTTCCCGCGCGTCGGGCTCTCGCTGCTCTTGCTGAACCATCACAACGGCGATCGCATGATCGGGTTCTCGGACCGGGTCGACCTCGGCGAGGTCGGAGCGATCCGCGACGTGCCCGCGCTCGCCCTGCGCTTCGACGTGCCCGACCTCCCGGAGCCGCGACCGCAGAAGCTCACCCTCCGCCTCCGCGGCACCGCCTTCGACGAGTACTCGGGCAAGGCCTGGGCGCGCACGCAGGCTAAGACGTTCAACGCGTCGAACCCGAGCAGCGGCATCCTCCCGATCGCGCGGCAGCCGAACGCCAACCCGAACGATCCGGCGCACGATCGCAAGATCACGATCGAGCTCGAGCCGATCGAGCCGACCGTCGTCTTCCTCCCGCCGCGCACCGTCGCGCTCGAGCTCCGCACCCCGCAACAAGCGCTCGTCGGCGACACGCTCCAGCTCACGCGCGGCCCGGAGGGGGAGGTCCGCTACTCCGGCGAAGGCGCGCGCGGCATCCGCTACGACGCGTACATCGCGACCGATCGCGAGCCCATCATCGAGAACCTCCCGCTCTCCGAGCGCCCGCGCTACCTCCGGCTCCCTGCCGACACGCCGGAGCGCATCGGGCAGCTCGCGCACGAGTGGGCCGACGCGCAGCCCACCGCGTACCTGAAGGCGAAGGCGATCGAGGAGCACTTGAAGCACGACTTCAAGTACCAGCTCGGCTCGCCCTCCGGCGGCAAGCCCCAGCCGGTCGATCACTTCCTCTTCGAGTCGAAGCGCGGGCACTGCGAGTTCTTCTCGACCGCGATGGCGATCATGCTGCGTGAGGTCGGCATCCCTTCGCGCAACGTCACCGGCTTCGTCGGCGGGACGTACAACCGCTTCGGCCAGTACTACGCCGTTCGTCAGGGCGACGCGCACTCGTGGGTCGAGGCCTACCTCGACGAGCCGGTCCACGGCTGGGTCACCTTCGACCCGACCCCGACGTCGGGCGCGCAGCCGCTCCAGGAGACGTCCGGCGCGTGGGTGTACCTCCGCGATCTGCTCGAGGCGCTCTCGCAGCGCTGGAACCGCTACGTCATCGGCTACGACCTCAAGACCCAGATCCACATCTTCGAGGACCTGAGCCGCCGCTACGAGCAGTTCCGCACGAAGACCGGCGCGAACACCGGCGCGATGGAGCGCGTGACGCGTCCGTCCGTCATCGCGGCCGCCGTCATCGTCGCCTCCCTCGGCGCGTACTTGCTCTGGCGGCGCCGTCGCTCCGTCACGCGGAAGGCGCCGGACAGCGCCGAGAAGCCGCGCATCGATCCGAAGCTCGAGGCCGCGACCGCGCTCTACCGCGCGCTCGAGATCGCGCTCTCGATGCAGGGGATCGCGCGGCCCGCGGCGATGCCGCCGCTCAAGCACGCCGAGGACCTCGTCGAGCGGAAGCATCCGCTCGCGAAGCTGGTCCTCGATCTCACGAACCTCTACATCGAGGCGCGCTTCGGCGGCGTCACCCTCGACGAGCCGGCGCAGCGCGACTACGAGCGCCGGGTGAAGGAGATCCGCGCCTTCAAGGCGGAGCTCCCCACCGCCGACGCGCCGGCTTAG
- the clpB gene encoding ATP-dependent chaperone ClpB has translation MRPDRMTTKSQEAFRSASDLASRRGNPEIVPEHLILAMLEQEGGIALPLFQKAGGDPAALKRKVEEYLTKLPKVSGGAEPTLSRRTMEIVRKGEDEAKHLKDDFVSVEHYLLALAKHDREAQAAFEASGGVRYDKLLQALASVRGAQRVTDRDPEGKFQALDKYTRDLTDAARKGKIDPVVGRDEEIRRVMQVLSRRTKNNPVLIGEPGVGKTAIVEGIAQRIVRGDVPESLKNKKLVSLDMGALVAGAKYRGEFEDRLKAVMKEVEAAAGSIVLFIDEIHTIVGAGAAEGSMDAANLLKPALARGELRCIGATTLDEYKKRIEKDPALERRFQPVFVSQPSVEDTIAILRGLKERYEVHHGIRIQDAALVAAAMLSDRYLTERFLPDKAIDLVDEAASKIKMEVDSMPAEIDRVQRRLTQLQIEREALKKERDAASKARLEDIKRDIGELESEMGAMKAQWLREKEVITEIRDAQPEIENLRTEAEQAQRRGDLGRAAEIQYGKIPELEKKIEEKRRELAKVQDKTSYLREEVTDQDIAGIIAKWTGIPVSKMLEGEMQKLLRLEDELRKRVVGQDDALTAVANAVRRSRAGLGDEKRPIGSFLFLGPTGVGKTELARALAEFLFDDERAMIRLDMSEFHDKYTVSRLIGAPPGYVGYEEGGQLTEPVRRRPYTVILFDEVEKAHPDVYNVLLQVLDDGRLTDGQGRTVDFKNTVIILTSNIGSQHIQAIEERDLPSEDKKELIARAVMEDVRKSFRPEFLNRLDETVVFNRLERKDMHAIIDIQLRRFTDRLARRDIFVELTPAAKDVIAEAGWDPQYGARPLKRAIQRHLEDALAKRVIAGEYPPGTQLVVDRGASGELTFTQKISN, from the coding sequence ATGCGTCCCGATCGCATGACGACGAAGAGCCAAGAAGCGTTCCGTTCGGCCTCCGATCTCGCGAGCCGCCGCGGTAACCCCGAGATCGTCCCCGAGCACCTCATCCTCGCGATGCTCGAGCAAGAGGGGGGCATCGCGCTCCCGCTCTTCCAGAAGGCCGGCGGTGACCCCGCCGCGCTGAAGCGCAAGGTCGAGGAGTACCTCACGAAGCTGCCGAAGGTCAGCGGCGGCGCGGAGCCGACGCTGTCGCGCCGCACGATGGAGATCGTGCGAAAAGGCGAGGACGAAGCGAAGCACCTCAAGGACGACTTCGTCTCGGTCGAGCACTACCTGCTCGCGCTCGCGAAACACGACCGCGAGGCGCAGGCTGCGTTCGAGGCCTCCGGCGGCGTTCGTTACGACAAGCTCCTCCAGGCGCTCGCGTCCGTGCGCGGCGCGCAGCGGGTGACCGATCGCGATCCGGAGGGGAAGTTCCAGGCGCTCGACAAGTACACGCGCGACCTCACCGACGCCGCGCGGAAGGGCAAGATCGACCCCGTCGTCGGGCGCGACGAGGAGATCCGCCGCGTCATGCAGGTGCTCTCGCGGCGCACGAAGAACAACCCGGTGCTCATCGGCGAGCCCGGCGTCGGCAAGACCGCGATCGTCGAGGGCATCGCGCAGCGCATCGTGCGCGGCGACGTGCCGGAGTCGCTGAAGAACAAGAAGCTCGTGTCGCTCGACATGGGCGCGCTCGTCGCCGGCGCGAAGTACCGCGGCGAGTTCGAGGACCGCCTGAAGGCGGTGATGAAGGAGGTCGAGGCCGCGGCCGGCTCGATCGTCCTCTTCATCGACGAGATCCACACCATCGTCGGCGCCGGCGCGGCCGAGGGCTCGATGGACGCCGCGAACCTCCTCAAGCCTGCCCTCGCGCGCGGCGAGCTCCGCTGCATCGGCGCGACCACGCTCGATGAGTACAAGAAGCGCATCGAGAAGGACCCTGCCCTCGAGCGCCGCTTCCAGCCGGTCTTCGTCAGCCAGCCCTCGGTAGAGGACACGATCGCGATCCTGCGCGGCCTCAAGGAGCGCTACGAGGTCCACCACGGCATCCGGATCCAGGACGCCGCTCTCGTCGCGGCGGCGATGCTCTCGGACCGCTATCTCACCGAGCGGTTCCTCCCCGACAAGGCGATCGACCTCGTCGACGAGGCAGCCTCCAAGATCAAGATGGAGGTCGACAGCATGCCGGCGGAGATCGACCGCGTGCAGCGGCGGCTCACCCAGCTCCAGATCGAGCGCGAGGCGCTGAAGAAGGAGCGCGACGCGGCGTCGAAGGCGCGGCTCGAGGACATCAAGCGCGACATCGGCGAGCTCGAGAGCGAGATGGGCGCGATGAAGGCGCAGTGGCTGCGGGAGAAGGAGGTCATCACCGAGATCCGCGACGCGCAGCCGGAGATCGAGAACCTCCGCACCGAGGCCGAGCAGGCCCAGCGCCGCGGCGACCTCGGGCGCGCGGCCGAGATCCAGTACGGCAAGATCCCCGAGCTCGAGAAGAAGATCGAAGAGAAGCGGCGCGAGCTCGCGAAGGTGCAGGACAAGACGAGCTACCTCCGCGAGGAGGTCACCGATCAGGACATCGCCGGCATCATCGCGAAGTGGACCGGCATCCCGGTGAGCAAGATGCTCGAGGGCGAGATGCAGAAGCTCCTCCGCCTCGAGGACGAGCTCCGGAAGCGCGTCGTCGGCCAGGACGACGCCCTCACCGCGGTCGCGAACGCGGTCCGCCGCTCGCGCGCCGGCCTCGGCGACGAGAAGCGTCCGATCGGCAGCTTCCTCTTCCTCGGCCCCACCGGCGTCGGCAAGACGGAGCTCGCGCGCGCGCTCGCGGAGTTCTTGTTCGACGACGAGCGCGCGATGATCCGCCTCGACATGAGCGAGTTCCACGACAAGTACACGGTGTCGCGCCTCATCGGCGCGCCGCCGGGCTACGTCGGCTACGAGGAGGGCGGCCAGCTCACCGAGCCGGTGCGGCGTCGCCCGTACACCGTCATCCTCTTCGACGAGGTCGAGAAGGCGCACCCCGACGTCTACAACGTGCTCCTCCAGGTGCTCGACGACGGTCGCCTCACCGACGGTCAGGGCCGCACGGTCGACTTCAAGAACACCGTCATCATCCTGACGAGCAACATCGGCTCGCAGCACATCCAGGCGATCGAGGAGCGTGACCTTCCGTCCGAGGACAAGAAGGAGCTCATCGCGCGCGCGGTGATGGAGGACGTGCGGAAGTCCTTCCGCCCCGAGTTCCTCAACCGCCTCGATGAGACCGTCGTGTTCAACCGCCTCGAGCGGAAGGACATGCACGCGATCATCGACATCCAGCTCCGTCGCTTCACCGATCGCCTCGCGCGCCGCGACATCTTCGTCGAGCTCACGCCCGCGGCGAAGGACGTCATCGCGGAGGCGGGCTGGGATCCGCAGTACGGCGCCCGCCCGCTCAAGCGCGCGATCCAGCGTCACCTCGAGGACGCGCTCGCCAAGCGCGTGATCGCGGGCGAGTACCCGCCCGGCACGCAGCTCGTCGTCGACCGCGGCGCGAGCGGCGAGCTCACGTTCACGCAGAAGATCTCGAACTAA
- the gyrB gene encoding DNA topoisomerase (ATP-hydrolyzing) subunit B, whose protein sequence is MTTEASVPSTNVEAPTPGAYGSESIQVLEGLEAVRKRPGMYIGDVHDGSGLHHLVWEVVDNAVDEHLGGFCSHMDVTIHFDGSITVEDNGRGIPVGRHAEMSKKLGRDIDVAEVVMTVLHAGGKFDHSSYKVSAGLHGVGVSAVNAVSEWLKLEIKRDGKVYFQEYRRGAPTSEIKVIGSTDKRGTKITFKPDPTIFTVVEYSYDILASRLRELSFLNAGFVISLTDEREPARKELFEYQGGIREFVAHLNKTKEPVHDKVVHIMAETTPDGGGTPIVVEVALQWNSTYAEQIFPYTNNIHNKDGGTHLTGFKGALTRVFNNYGTSANLFKEVKNGLTGEDIREGLTAVISVKLPDPSFSSQTKDKLVTSEAKTVVENVVLEKLGRFFEENPSTARKIVEKTILAAKAREAARKAREVVRKSSMDYTSLSGKLADCQSRDPETSEIYIVEGDSAGGSAKQGRDRKFQAILPLRGKILNVERARLDKMLSSAEIGTLITALGCGIGNPEQGGSFDISKLRYHHIVLMTDADVDGSHIRTLLLTFFYRQMPELLEKGYLYIAQPPLYRVWKGKKGQYMKDQAALDQFFLEQGVDGLTVRSSKGPRFAGKPLYKLAERLRGFRKTLSKIDRRADAKIVSAVLRAANIGKNELRDKAKVEASIKPIRDLLERKYPDIFPLTISMTEEAEHGTFPLVVKPRPGSAASEVTVDWNLVESAEYEELYAIEQDIRSMGPAPYFASAGKSAEATEGEAADAKETELEDADALWDFIELRGRKGWNLQRYKGLGEMNPEQLWETTLDPNARVMLQVRLDDAVQTDQVFTILMGDQVEPRRDFIEKNALNVRNLDI, encoded by the coding sequence ATGACGACCGAAGCCTCCGTTCCGAGCACCAACGTCGAAGCCCCCACCCCGGGCGCGTACGGCAGCGAAAGCATCCAGGTCCTCGAGGGGCTCGAGGCCGTCCGCAAGCGCCCCGGCATGTACATCGGCGACGTGCACGACGGCTCCGGTCTGCATCACCTCGTCTGGGAGGTCGTCGACAACGCGGTCGACGAGCACCTCGGCGGCTTCTGCTCGCACATGGACGTGACGATCCATTTCGACGGGTCGATCACGGTCGAGGACAACGGCCGCGGCATCCCGGTCGGCCGTCACGCCGAGATGTCGAAGAAGCTCGGGCGGGACATCGACGTCGCCGAGGTCGTCATGACCGTCCTCCACGCCGGCGGCAAGTTCGACCACTCGAGCTACAAGGTCTCCGCCGGCCTCCACGGCGTCGGCGTGAGCGCGGTCAACGCGGTCAGCGAGTGGCTGAAGCTCGAGATCAAGCGCGACGGCAAGGTGTACTTCCAGGAGTACCGCCGCGGCGCGCCGACGAGCGAGATCAAGGTCATCGGCTCGACCGACAAACGCGGCACGAAGATCACGTTCAAGCCGGACCCGACCATCTTCACCGTCGTCGAGTACAGCTACGACATCCTCGCGAGCCGCCTCCGCGAGCTCTCGTTCCTCAACGCCGGCTTCGTCATCTCGCTCACCGACGAGCGCGAGCCCGCGCGGAAGGAGCTCTTCGAGTACCAGGGCGGCATCCGCGAGTTCGTCGCGCACCTGAACAAAACGAAGGAGCCGGTCCACGACAAGGTCGTGCACATCATGGCGGAGACGACGCCGGACGGCGGCGGCACGCCGATCGTCGTCGAGGTCGCGCTCCAGTGGAACTCGACGTACGCGGAGCAGATCTTCCCGTACACGAACAACATCCACAACAAGGACGGCGGCACGCACCTCACCGGGTTCAAGGGCGCGCTCACCCGCGTCTTCAACAACTACGGGACGTCGGCGAACCTCTTCAAGGAGGTGAAGAACGGCCTCACGGGCGAAGACATCCGCGAGGGCCTCACCGCCGTCATCAGCGTGAAGCTCCCCGATCCGTCGTTCAGCTCGCAGACGAAGGACAAGCTCGTCACTAGCGAGGCGAAGACGGTGGTGGAGAACGTCGTGCTCGAGAAGCTCGGTCGCTTCTTCGAGGAGAACCCCTCCACCGCGCGGAAGATCGTCGAGAAGACCATCCTCGCGGCGAAGGCGCGCGAGGCGGCGCGGAAGGCGCGCGAGGTCGTCCGCAAGTCGTCGATGGACTACACGTCGCTCTCGGGCAAGCTCGCCGACTGCCAGTCGCGCGATCCGGAGACGAGCGAGATCTACATCGTCGAGGGAGACTCCGCCGGCGGCTCCGCGAAGCAGGGGCGCGACCGGAAGTTCCAGGCGATCCTCCCGCTCCGCGGCAAGATCCTGAACGTCGAGCGCGCGCGCCTCGACAAGATGCTCTCCTCCGCCGAGATCGGCACGCTCATCACCGCGCTCGGCTGCGGCATCGGCAACCCCGAGCAGGGCGGCAGCTTCGACATCTCGAAGCTGCGCTACCACCACATCGTGCTGATGACCGACGCCGACGTCGACGGCAGCCACATCCGCACGCTGCTCCTCACCTTCTTCTATCGCCAGATGCCGGAGCTGCTCGAGAAGGGCTACCTCTACATCGCGCAGCCGCCGCTCTACCGCGTGTGGAAGGGCAAGAAGGGCCAGTACATGAAAGACCAGGCGGCCCTGGACCAGTTCTTCCTCGAGCAGGGCGTCGACGGCCTGACCGTGCGCTCCTCGAAGGGTCCGCGCTTCGCGGGCAAGCCGCTCTACAAGTTGGCGGAGCGCCTGCGCGGCTTCCGCAAGACGCTCTCGAAGATCGATCGACGCGCGGACGCGAAGATCGTCTCCGCCGTGCTCCGCGCCGCGAACATCGGCAAGAACGAGCTCCGCGACAAGGCGAAGGTCGAGGCGTCGATCAAGCCGATCCGCGATCTCCTCGAGCGGAAGTACCCGGACATCTTCCCGCTCACGATCTCGATGACGGAGGAGGCCGAGCACGGCACCTTCCCGCTCGTAGTCAAGCCGCGCCCCGGCTCGGCCGCGAGCGAGGTCACCGTCGATTGGAACCTCGTCGAGTCGGCGGAGTACGAGGAGCTCTACGCGATCGAGCAGGACATCCGCTCGATGGGACCGGCGCCGTATTTTGCGAGCGCGGGCAAGAGCGCGGAGGCGACCGAAGGCGAGGCCGCCGACGCGAAGGAGACGGAGCTCGAGGACGCCGACGCGCTCTGGGACTTCATCGAGCTCCGCGGCCGCAAGGGCTGGAACCTCCAGCGCTACAAGGGTCTCGGCGAGATGAACCCGGAGCAGCTCTGGGAGACCACGCTCGATCCCAACGCCCGCGTGATGCTCCAGGTCCGCCTCGACGACGCGGTCCAGACCGATCAGGTCTTCACCATCCTGATGGGCGACCAGGTCGAGCCGCGCCGCGACTTCATCGAGAAGAACGCGCTGAACGTCCGGAACCTCGACATCTAG